The Candidatus Angelobacter sp. genome contains the following window.
ACAAAGTGCCATCATGAGCACGAGAATGCGCCAGCGGATTGGCGAAAGAGGCTGCCCCGTGGAATTGGCGTCCGGCAGACCGGCGTGAGCGGCTGGTTGGTTCATGAGGCTGCGGATTACAGGCCGGATTCTGCGACGAGATACTTTTTGATGAACTTCTCGTTGAGCGTAATGCCGAGACCGGGACCGTCAGGCATCGAAATCCATCCGTCCTTCGCCTGAAGTTTCTCGCGCGTCAATTCGTGGCGCATCGGCGAGTCATCGACACAATCCTCGAAGATGAAGGCGTCGCGGCAGGTGCAAAGCCAGTGAAGACTCGCCGCTACGGTGATCGGGCTGGTATAACAATGGTTGCAGAGACGCGCGCCGATTTCCTCGACGCGGGCTCGAATGTAGGCAGCGTCAGTGAAACCATTTCGCGAGAGATCGACTTGATAAACATCCAGCGCGCGTCGGTCGATCAACGGGCGAAATGATTCGCGTCCGCATTCCTGCTCGCCCGCGGCGATCGATACCGGCGAGCGGTCGCGCAGCCACGCATAACCCTCCACGTCACCGGGGCGCAACGGCTCCTCCAGCCATCCAATCTTGGACTCTGCGAACGCATGGACGCGGTTCAAGGCGGTGCGCGCGTCCCAGATACAGCCGGCGTCGATCAATAAAGTGGCCTCATCGCCGACACCTTCGCGCGCGCCGCGGACCAGTTCGATGTCGAGCGCTTCGCTTTGGCCCATCGGCTCCCAACCGAATTTCACGGCCTGATAGCCGGCCTCGACCCATCGCTGGCCGATCTCCTTCGTTTGCCGGCCGTCGCGGCCGAAGAGGACAGAAGCATAGGCCTTGATGCGGTCGTGCTGCTTGCCGCCGAGCAGGCGATGGATTGGTTGCTTGAAATATTTCCCCTTGAGGTCCCACAACGCCATGTCCACCGCAGCCATTGCGCAAATGGTCACGGAACTGCGGCCGAAATACATCGTGCGCCGGTTCATTTTTTGCCAGAGCCGCTCTGTTTCCAGCGGGTTTTCCCCGATCAGAATTTCACGCAGACCGCAGGCGATGTTGTGGCTGTAGGGTGCGTCAATGATGGCCTTGATGACTTCCGGGGACGCGTCCGCCTCCCCGATGCCTTCCAGTCCATCATCAGTGC
Protein-coding sequences here:
- a CDS encoding mandelate racemase/muconate lactonizing enzyme family protein, with translation MKIAQVTCQILRVESVQKKTASCQDVALVRVRTDDGLEGIGEADASPEVIKAIIDAPYSHNIACGLREILIGENPLETERLWQKMNRRTMYFGRSSVTICAMAAVDMALWDLKGKYFKQPIHRLLGGKQHDRIKAYASVLFGRDGRQTKEIGQRWVEAGYQAVKFGWEPMGQSEALDIELVRGAREGVGDEATLLIDAGCIWDARTALNRVHAFAESKIGWLEEPLRPGDVEGYAWLRDRSPVSIAAGEQECGRESFRPLIDRRALDVYQVDLSRNGFTDAAYIRARVEEIGARLCNHCYTSPITVAASLHWLCTCRDAFIFEDCVDDSPMRHELTREKLQAKDGWISMPDGPGLGITLNEKFIKKYLVAESGL